Proteins encoded in a region of the Tubulanus polymorphus chromosome 10, tnTubPoly1.2, whole genome shotgun sequence genome:
- the LOC141911540 gene encoding uncharacterized protein LOC141911540 produces MRCQKCNGRHHVTICEFGSKKESSNGEQSSPRENQTPSPDQSAGEKAISGVCLSATSSRKVLLQTAQAIMQGDDGPVKVRILFDTGSQKSYITKRLADRLHLQVLGNHRMNIQVFGSDTDGQFEEYPIVESRLLDTNGTAMTFPLVVIPVICTGLSVCDLSNCKKMFPHLRGVHFSEFYYKDGSVDVDILIGADFYWSVMTGEVRRSNRGPVALGTKFGWTLSGPIGESETNQSSMVYFINEKTAKKSTYSNHDDDKHNNLLITQQRNCDCHQLETKLKNFWSIENLGLEENTDDPLFEEFKKSVQFKDGRYHVKLPWRDVDDLILPDNYEHAKKRLINLLTRLRRSPDILSEYDSVIKEQLDNNIVQLVESPEIGEVGKVHYIPHHAVIRSGHSTTKLRIVYDASCKADGPSLNELLHAGPVMTNNILHILLRLRMKPVALTGDIEKAFLQIMVDEDDTDVLRFLWVKDTHDENSDVIVLKFKRVVFGVTSSPYLLNATLKFHMESHEDQKFAEKFLQSAYVDDTSSSFDTVGESFEFYRETKSYLKKAGFNWRKIHTNSVQLRDLILQQEADSSNTTNGSHVDESYAQQTLGMNARVQESDMIKILGVCWNYSTDEIMFDLTDIINYIQDLTPTKRNIVGVAARFFDPLGVIAPAVLKFKLLFQDTCRSEIGWDEIVDADLERQWKQIVEDMKNFETIHLTRCYSAGLNGGIDSFELHGFCDASCKAYGAMIYLVARSEDQSNSSFVASKTKVAPTKQVSIPRLELLSAVTLAKLMKVVYDELSSVALAWIKGVTKDWKRVIRKLIKPEAWRHCAGIKNPADIPSRGIRFSELMSDKMLLTGPDWLLKKSLPSKIEKIDDALPEECLVEMKIAQRNLISSTSMMCLEVGTVSEREIVIEEIIDCKKYSSFTKLVMVTSAVMKAFKVWRRKTRDWELSINDLNDAEKLWLTVVQKCLKIHRLYNVWRLQLKLFEEDGIIKSAGKLQNSTLKSSQKNPIVLVNHHVTEIIIWDAHERVMHQKVKATLGEVRSRFWIIRERQIVKKLIAKCYLCKKLDALPYKLPLPPPLPEFRVTRSHPFETTGVDFAGPMYVKGRKKIWICLFTCTTSKAVHLELVLELTTDGFLRCLRRYAARRGMPRKMISDNAKTYRKTSTELAKFLSDPRLKEFALRNRIEWMFILEKAPWWGGFYERLVKSAKRCLKKILRVTKLSIEEYNTVLTEVELVLNCRPLSYIASDDFDEPVTPSHLVYGRRLMGTPDTHPCSEEYVPEMDRKAMSGRMRHLKTLMDHFWQRWSSEYLLELRESHRQQNKENSDRRKVKIGEIVLVHDEGKQRGEWRLGKITELITGSDDNPRGAFLKLGVRDKKSTTLRRPLNLLYPLEVQDSPELTRDAQAENVRRPIGLDVVTRPSEVVCQSRPKRKSKENAEKRLSGWINELELSDDC; encoded by the exons ATGAGGTGTCAAAAGTGTAATGGTAGACACCATGTGACTATATGTGAATTTGGCTCGAAGAAAGAATCTAGTAATGGCGAACAGTCAAGTCCGAGAGAAAACCAAACACCTAGTCCTGACCAATCAGCTGGAGAGAAAGCTATCTCAGGAGTCTGTTTATCAGCAACGAGTTCTCGGAAAGTACTCTTACAGACTGCTCAAGCAATAATGCAAGGTGATGATGGGCCAGTGAAAGTCCGAATCCTATTTGACACCGGAAGTCAGAAATCATATATTACGAAACGACTGGCTGATAGATTACACCTACAGGTACTGGGCAATCATCGTATGAACATTCAAGTTTTTGGTTCAGACACAGATGGTCAGTTTGAGGAGTATCCCATAGTAGAATCAAGATTACTGGATACAAACGGCACGGCAATGACTTTTCCACTAGTGGTAATACCCGTCATATGCACTGGTCTCTCAGTATGTGACTTGTCAAATTGCAAGAAAATGTTTCCACATCTGCGAGGAGtacatttttcagaattttattACAAAGACGGATCGGTGGATGTGGATATTTTAATCGGAGCTGACTTCTATTGGTCGGTGATGACTGGCGAAGTCAGGCGGAGTAACAGAGGTCCTGTGGCACTGGGAACCAAATTTGGTTGGACATTGTCTGGTCCAATCGGAGAATCTGAAACGAATCAATCATCAATGGTGTATTTTATTAACGAGAAAACAGCTAAGAAATCTACCTACAGCAACCATGATGATGATAAAcacaataatttattgatcacACAACAACGGAATTGTGACTGTCATCAGCTGGAAACTAAGCTCAAGAATTTTTGGTCGATCGAAAATCTTGGTCTTGAAGAAAATACTGATGATCCATTATTTGAAGAATTCAAGAAATCTGTCCAGTTTAAGGATGGTAGATACCATGTTAAGTTGCCATGGCGCGACGTGGATGACTTGATTCTTCCGGATAATTATGAGCACGCGAAGAAGAGACTTATAAATTTACTGACAAGACTGAGACGATCACCTGACATTTTATCAGAGTATGACAGCGTAATAAAAGAACAGCTTGACAATAACATAGTTCAGCTAGTAGAAAGTCCGGAAATCGGTGAAGTAGGAAAAGTGCACTATATCCCTCATCATGCAGTAATACGAAGTGGTCATTCAACTACGAAACTCCGAATTGTGTATGACGCATCGTGTAAGGCTGATGGACCCTCATTAAATGAGTTACTGCATGCCGGACCTGTGATGACTAACAATATTTTGCATATATTGCTTAGATTAAGAATGAAACCTGTTGCCTTGACAGGAGATATCGAAAAGGCATTTTTGCAGATAATGGTTGATGAAGATGATACTGATGTTCTACGATTCTTATGGGTGAAGGATACTCATGATGAAAATTCGGATGTTATCGTTTTGAAGTTCAAACGAGTAGTTTTTGGTGTAACATCCAGCCCGTACTTGCTGAACGCTACTCTGAAGTTCCACATGGAAAGTCACGAAGATCAGAAATTTGCTGAAAAGTTTCTACAGTCAGCATATGTTGATGACACAAGTTCGAGTTTTGATACCGTCGGTGAAAGTTTTGAGTTCTACCGAGAAACGAAATCATATTTAAAGAAAGCTGGATTCAACTGGCGAAAAATACACACAAATTCAGTACAGCTCAGAGATTTAATACTTCAACAGGAAGCTGATAGTTCAAACACTACAAACGGAAGCCACGTTGATGAATCCTATGCTCAGCAGACTTTGGGCATGAATGCCAGGGTGCAAGAATCTGATATGATAAAAATTCTTGGGGTCTGCTGGAACTACAGCACTGATGAAATCATGTTCGATCTTACTGATATTATAAATTACATTCAAGATCTGACACCGACTAAAAGGAATATAGTAGGAGTCGCAGCAAGGTTCTTCGACCCATTAGGAGTAATAGCACCAGCAGTGTTGAAGTTTAAACTGTTATTTCAAGACACATGTAGATCAGAAATCGGCTGGGATGAAATCGTAGACGCTGATTTAGAACGGCAATGGAAGCAAATTGTCGAGGATATGAAGAATTTTGAGACAATCCATCTGACAAGATGCTATTCAGCTGGGTTGAATGGTGGAATTGATTCATTTGAACTCCATGGCTTCTGTGACGCTTCATGTAAGGCCTACGGGGCAATGATATACTTAGTAGCTCGATCAGAAGATCAGTCGAACTCAAGTTTTGTAGCATCCAAGACCAAAGTGGCACCAACTAAACAAGTATCCATCCCACGACTAGAGTTGCTGTCTGCAGTTACACTGGCCAAACTAATGAAGGTtgtttatgatgaattatcatcg GTGGCTCTAGCTTGGATTAAGGGAGTGACAAAAGACTGGAAACGAGTGAtaagaaaattgattaaaCCTGAAGCATGGCGACACTGTGCTGGTATTAAAAATCCAGCTGACATTCCATCTAGAGGTATAAGATTCAGTGAACTAATGTCTGACAAAATGTTGCTCACCGGACCAGATTGGTTGCTAAAGAAGTCGCTACCAAGTAAGATCGAAAAAATTGATGACGCTTTGCCTGAAGAATGTTTAGTAGAGATGAAAATTGCTCAGCGTAATCTAATTTCATCTACATCAATGATGTGTCTTGAAGTCGGTACTGTCTCAGAAAGAGAGATAGTTATAGAAGAAATCATAGACTGTAAGAAATACAGTAGCTTTACAAAACTAGTAATGGTGACTTCTGCAGTAATGAAGGCATTTAAAGTTTGGAGAAGAAAAACCCGTGATTGGGAACTGTCAATAAATGACTTGAATGATGCTGAAAAGTTGTGGTTAACAGTGGTTCAGAAGTGTTTAAAGATACATAGACTGTATAATGTATGGCGTTTGCAACTTAAGTTATTTGAAGAAGATGGTATTATCAAAAGTGCTGGTAAATTGCAGAATTCTACCTTGAAATCTAGTCAGAAAAATCCAATCGTCCTCGTAAATCATCATGTCACTGAAATAATCATCTGGGATGCACACGAGAGGGTTATGCACCAGAAGGTGAAAGCTACGCTTGGTGAAGTGCGCTCCAGATTCTGGATAATTAGAGAAAGACAGATTGTGAAGAAATTGATAGCCAAATGCTATTTATGTAAAAAACTTGATGCATTACCATACAAGCTGCCACTACCTCCACCACTACCTGAATTCAGAGTGACTAGGTCACACCCTTTCGAAACGACTGGTGTAGATTTTGCCGGACCTATGTATGTGAAGGGAAGAAAGAAGATTTGGATCTGCTTGTTTACTTGTACTACAAGTAAAGCTGTTCATCTAGAATTGGTATTAGAGCTTACAACAGACGGTTTTCTACGATGTCTTAGAAGATATGCAGCACGTCGTGGAATGCCTAGAAAAATGATCTCTGACAATGCTAAGACTTATAGGAAAACATCAACAGAGTTAGCAAAATTTTTATCAGACCCGAGACTCAAGGAATTTGCTCTAAGAAATCGAATTGAATGGATGTTCATTTTGGAGAAAGCCCCATGGTGGGGAGGGTTTTATGAACGCCTAGTTAAGTCGGCGAAACGTTGTTTGAAGAAGATCCTTCGAGTCACGAAGCTTAGTATTGAAGAATATAATACAGTCCTCACTGAAGTGGAATTAGTTTTGAATTGTAGGCCTTTGAGCTACATAGCctctgatgattttgatgaacctgTTACACCATCACATCTCGTGTATGGAAGACGTCTCATGGGAACACCAGATACCCATCCTTGTTCTGAAGAATATGTTCCAGAAATGGATAGAAAAGCTATGAGTGGAAGAATGAGACATCTGAAAACGTTGATGGATCACTTTTGGCAAAGATGGTCCAGCGAATACTTGCTCGAACTTAGAGAATCTCATCGGCAAcagaataaagaaaattctgaCCGAAGAAAAGTAAAAATTGGTGAAATAGTTCTTGTACACGATGAAGGGAAGCAGAGAGGTGAATGGAGACTTGGAAAAATCACAGAGTTAATAACTGGTAGTGATGACAACCCGAGAGGTGCTTTTTTGAAGTTAGGAGTTCGCGATAAGAAGTCAACAACTCTTAGAAGGCCACTCAACTTGCTGTATCCATTAGAAGTTCAAGACTCGCCCGAATTAACCAGGGATGCGCAAGCAGAAAACGTTCGGAGACCTATAGGCCTAGATGTCGTCACACGTCCATCTGAAGTAGTGTGTCAATCTCGTCCGAAGagaaaatcaaaagaaaatgCCGAAAAGCGTTTATCTGGATGGATTAACGAACTCGAATTAAGTGACGATTGTTAG